GACTATGAAGTGAAAGCATTTTTATCAGGATGGTTTCGAGCCGAGCTGGAAAATCTGTGCGAAATCGCGCCTGCTTTCCTCTCGTCCGCTGCTAAAAATTCAGGTCGCACTCGCTTGCTCTTGCAAAGAATTGAAAGGCTGGCGATAGTAGTGTAGTAGTTGACTGCTAGCAATAGATGGCAGCTCCCACTCGATCGAGGTAAGCCTTACACTCGCGAACAGCTCGGCGGGCGAGCGCAAAAACCAGATAGTCCAGCCGCAACTTTATTGCTGGCATAGTGGGTACTACGCTACAAAATCGCTTCATAAATTTTAGCTGCCTGCCAATTTTCTCACACTTGCTCAACTTGATTTTTAATTCAATTCTGACACCACAACTTGACTATTAAGTCAATCCACTTGTTGTTAAAAACGCTAAAAAATTAGCTAATTGTTGCGGAGCGCTAAAGTCAGGCATTTGCAGTATAAAGTCAGGGGTTTGCAGTATAAAGTCAGGCAAGTGCAGGTATTTGCAGAGGGTGCACTTTACCTGTATTTACCTGAAAATATCCTGCAAATGCCTGACTTTTTCGGTCAAATTACTGCTTTTTTGTGCAGAGACTGCCTTTGCTTGTTGAGGCTGATTTTCGCTGTTCTCTATCGGTAGCAAGCAATGGTTTTGTCCGTACAAAGCTTTATTTATTACTTTTAAAGAAAAACAATGCACCTCATGAATGCGGACTTCTAGCCGCCAGGTCAGGTTTAAGACTTTCTTAAGCTTTAATGACAAATGTAGCTAACTGTAATACAAATTAAGCTGAATATTATACAGCTATAAGAAATGAGAGGGAGAAAGGAGCTGACAACGCCCTCGCCTGTCGAGCAAACACTTTAAGCAAATGGATAGATTGTCAGTTATTGATTCGCGCTCGCCACCAGTTATCCTCAAATGGCGGGGGTCACTTTACGCCCCTAGTTTGCTCTTTTGGGGTGAAGTTGGAAGTAGTTATATATTTATAAAATGAGATAAACTCAACTATTATCATGGCTATGAAGCTCAAAAATTTGCCTCAAAGTCAGCCAAATCAGTCAAATCAGTCAAACCAGCCAAATCAGAGACTTTCCAGTCGGCTGGAAATAAGATTGTCTGACTCTGACTACAATCAAATTAAAGCAAAAGCAGAGCAAGTCAATTTGAGCATGAGCGACTTCATGCGCCGCGCCGCATTGAAGAGAGCAATGCCACGCCCTCTAGCTGCATTTGACTTAAAAGCCTATCAAGTTTTGTGCAATATTGATGCCCAATTGAGAATTGCCGGAAACAACCTCAATCAACTTACTAAAGCTTGCAATAGTGCTGTGGCATTGGGAGAACCAGTTGTTGTCAATACAGGACTCTTAGAAAGCGTACAGCAACTCATTCGAGAAAACGGGAATGCAATTAAAACAATAGTTGCAAACCTCGCTAAATCTACAGTACGCTAATTATTAACAAGCCTGGGCTTTACCGCCTGAGCAATCGATTCTGTGCAACTGACGGCTTTTCGGTTATGATTGGCAAACAAATTAAAGGTACAGGCTTTCGGGGCTGTTTGAACTACGTGCTGGGCAAAAAAGACGCCGCTCTAATTGGCGGTACTATGTGCGGACAAACTCCTGAAGAACTGGCTGCTGAATTTGGCATCGCCCGACAACTAAGACCTAACCTGAAAGTAGCAGTTTTTCACGCCACTTTATCTGTCGATAGCACCGAAAAACTAGAGGATTCTGAAGAAAATGACCAACGCTGGCTGGCGCTCGCAGCCAACTACATGAAAGCAATGGAATTTGACAACAACCAATACGCAGTTGTCAAGCACAGCGATACAGAACACGACCACATTCACATCGTTGCCAGTCGCATTTGCCTAGATGGAGGTGTTGTTGACGATAGCTGGGATTATTACAAAAGCCAAGAAACTATTCGCCAGCTCGAACGGAACTACAACCTAGAAACTGTTACACCCAGTTGGGAAACAGACAAGCGGGCTCAGACTACAGGAGAACACAGGTACTTACAAAGCAAGGGAAACAAGAGCGTCAGGGTGCAATTGCAAGACCTAATTGATGAAGTGAGCCAAGACAACCCAAGTATGCCAGAATTCGTTGAGCGGTTGCAGCAACAAGCCGTAGAGGTGCAAGTCGGATTGACTCGAACTGGCTTCAGTAAAGGCATTTCTTACAATTTAGATGGGGTAGCTTTAAGTGGCACTCAGTTGGGTAAAGCCTACACTTTTTGTGGATTGCAGAAGCATCGAGGCGTTAGCTATGACTTAGGGCGAGATGACGCCATAATTGAAGTTTTAATGCAGCCACAACACTTAGCGAACGCCCCTAGCGAGGCAGAGGAAAATGAGCTAGAGTCGTCACAATCTGAGCTAGAAACAACCGAACCTGCAACAGCAAATGAGTTAGAGTCGTCACAATCTGAGCTAACAGAAACTGCACTTACAACTCCTGCTACAGCAAATGAGTTAGAGTTGCCATTATCTGAGCTAGCAGCAACCGCATCTACCACTCCTACCACAGCAATTAAATTAGAGTCACCACAATCTGAACTAACAGAAACTGCACCTCTAACTCCTGCTACAGCAAATGAGTTAGAGTT
This genomic interval from Oscillatoria nigro-viridis PCC 7112 contains the following:
- a CDS encoding plasmid mobilization protein, translating into MAMKLKNLPQSQPNQSNQSNQPNQRLSSRLEIRLSDSDYNQIKAKAEQVNLSMSDFMRRAALKRAMPRPLAAFDLKAYQVLCNIDAQLRIAGNNLNQLTKACNSAVALGEPVVVNTGLLESVQQLIRENGNAIKTIVANLAKSTVR
- a CDS encoding relaxase/mobilization nuclease domain-containing protein, whose protein sequence is MIGKQIKGTGFRGCLNYVLGKKDAALIGGTMCGQTPEELAAEFGIARQLRPNLKVAVFHATLSVDSTEKLEDSEENDQRWLALAANYMKAMEFDNNQYAVVKHSDTEHDHIHIVASRICLDGGVVDDSWDYYKSQETIRQLERNYNLETVTPSWETDKRAQTTGEHRYLQSKGNKSVRVQLQDLIDEVSQDNPSMPEFVERLQQQAVEVQVGLTRTGFSKGISYNLDGVALSGTQLGKAYTFCGLQKHRGVSYDLGRDDAIIEVLMQPQHLANAPSEAEENELESSQSELETTEPATANELESSQSELTETALTTPATANELELPLSELAATASTTPTTAIKLESPQSELTETAPLTPATANELELQLSILPERNENQWQKVRSHLATEYSLPLELLEKLHSHSWLSADSEKAVFTGRTLDGEAWEAFILDERGNWTTTHPLPSEAAFWVAFTGEIERAVITCNPIEALSILLIELENNPNNSATELTTIYIGIERVSQLPTQFLQELDSVLIALAEDSQLAQNALALLPNAEVVSPQSSWNDIWIQLIEQEQRSHKQNNQQHKQPIPNIELD